CGGACAACCGGCCTGTAATTATTCAAGCGAACGCCGGGCCTGGGAGGAACATTGGCTGACGGCTAAAGGCAGACTGATAAATACACGGAGACAGGAGCAGGCTCGCGGATGGATAATAAGCTAGACTGACAGAGATAGTCGCCTGAGTGCAAAGCGcttggacggacggacggacggacggatggacggatggatggatggataggcGGGAAGATAGGTGGACAAAAAGCGAGGCGGTCGGTGTGACAGCTTGGAACCATCTTCAACTAAGGCAACCGGGgtcatgaatgaatgacattgGCTTCCATTTGTATGTTCGGTCAATTCCGGGactgaagaaaaatgaataaaacaacacTCCTCTTCCTCTATTTGTCCTGGGTTTCATTAATTTGATTGGCAGACAGACGACGTGGGGCAGATGAGAGTCACGGCTTGCGGTTGCCCTGGCGACGGCCTGCTCTTTGTTACAAGCTGCATTCCTGGCATCTATCTGACGCGTCTTCTGCTGCGCTCGATCAAtaccccgccccgccccgccccgtgGAGACTGTTGAGCGAGCGGATGTTTGTGCCATGCCAGGGGtgtgaaaaggaaaggtgggttgggggtggggggcacgAAAGAAGAAGCTGAGTGCTGGACTGACTGGTGAGGTCTTGATGGCTTCACTCGCATCCATATCAAAGTATGCTTTGTGTCTGTCCGGGTGATTTTCATCTGCTTACCTTGCCAGGATTCCACGTTGACACAACTCTTTGAAGGCACTTCTCACATCTCTgagttgttctttttttcctcccctcgTCAGTGCATTAAAATATTTCCAGCACTCATCACTTCATTGGCAAAGATAGCCCTGAGCAGAATGTAGATACTTTTGGTAATGAGCCAATTATTGCCAGGTTCTCTGGCCCTAGAGGAATATTGTTCTGTAAAATAAAGCATttcaaaaatacaatgatgTGAGTAAATATTTGCATGTATGTTTGCCCATTCATATGCTATTTTCTGTTGAGCATCAAGCGAGTGATGCTTGAATACAGAGCATAAGAGAGCACTTTTCTCATACTGATAACATgtgtccctccctccctccccttgcAATGACGTGCTCGAAGATTATGGAAGCAAATATTTGCtgccactacattgttgattGTCTGCGCCCCAGATCAATTTGAACAATTGTGAACctgcaaaagcaaaatgtaCACGCACGCGCAGGCATAAACGGCGGTGtaatgagggagggagggaggcgccTCATTTGTGGCCACTCTGGTTAGCCGGCAAGCTTTTGCTGTGATGAACGTTGGCATTTTTTATGAAGCGTTGTAACAAATGTCTTTGGTTCTTCCTTCCAGGGCCCGACGGTGATGGTGTTTTGGACGCGTAAGGAGCTGTGCGGCGCCAGCGGGCAACGTGGGTAAACCAGTCATGCGGCGCTACCACATCCTTGCGGGTGGGGCCGTGCTGCTTCTCCTGGCCGGACTGGCCCTGAGTTGCCCCGCCCGATGCGAGTGCTCCGCCCAGAGCAAGTCGGTGAGCTGCCACCGCAAGCGTCTCGCCGCCGTCCCCGAAGGCGTCCCCATCGAAACGCGCGTCCTGGACCTCAGCAAAAACAAGTTACGCATCATCACCCCGGACAACTTCTCTTCCTTCCATCTCCTGGAAGACCTGGATCTCAGCGACAACCTGATCAGCGTGGTGGAAATCGGATCCTTTCGCTCTCAGCTGGCTCTGCGCTCGCTCAACTTGCGCAGTAACGCCATCCAGCTGGTTCCGGCGGGCGTGCTGTCGGGCCTGGGCAACCTCACTGGCCTCGACCTCAACCACAACAGACTTGTGGTTCTGCTGGACCACGCCTTCCAAGATCTGCGCAAGTTGGCGTCCCTCCAGGTGGGCGACAACGAACTGGTTTTCATCTCCCAGAGGGCCTTCGTGGGATTGAGCGGACTGCAAAGTCTGACCCTGGAACGCTCCAATCTCAGCGCGGTGCCGACCGAGGCTTTGGCGCATCTCCGCAACCTGGTGGAACTGCGAATGCGCCATTTGAGCATCGCTTTGCTCAAGCCGTTCTCTTTTAAAAGGCTCTCGCGTCTGTGCCGACTGGAGCTGGACTATTGGCCCTGGTTGGACAGCCTCCCCCCTCTGTCGCTGCACGGCCTCAACCTCACCCAATTGTTCCTGACCAACACCAACGTGTCCGCCTTCCCCGGCGCGGCCTTGCGCCACCTGCCCTACCTCACTCACCTCAACTTGTCTTTCTCCCGAATCGGGCATATCCATCAAGGCGAGCTGGGGCACTTCCCGCACCTGACGGAGCTTCGTCTGCAAGGGGCTCGGCTGCTTTCCATCGAAGTGGACGCATTCGTCGGCCTGGTGTCCTTGCAACTCCTGGACGTGTCGCAAAACCGCCTGGACTCTCTGGAGAGGGGAGTTTTCGCCTCGCCCGACGCCCTCCAGAGGCTTTGTCTGGGCGGCAACCCCTTGGTGTGTGACTGCAGACTGCTTTGGTTGCTGAATAGCCACAAGCCGCCCTCCCTCCATATTCTCGACCTCCAGCCCCAGTGCAGCGCCCCCGAGTACCTGTCGGGCAAAACTCTGCGCGAGCTCAAGGAGCCGCTGGTCTCTCGCTACATGACCTGCACCGAGCCGCGAATCGGAGCCAACGCCACGCAGTTGCTGATGGCCCACGAGGGTCAGCCGGCCCGCTTGAGCTGCGCGGCCGAGGGAGCGCCCAGGCCTTCGGTGGTCTGGATTACTCCTCACAGACGCTACGTGACGGCCAAGAGCAGCGGCAGGGTGGAAGTCGGAGCGGACGGCGCGCTGGAGATCAAGGCGGCCGAGCTGCACGACAGCGGGCTGTACCGCTGTATCGCCAGCAACCCCGCCGGCAACGCCAGCTTGTCGGCCTCCTTGGCCGTCAAGGGTCTGGGCCTTAGGGACGGCTTGCGCGGTAGCAACAGGAGCTCAAATTACATGGCaaactccagcagcagcagcagcagcagcagcagcacttggGGGAACGGCACCGTGTTGTACAACATGACGGTCCCCATAGACATCAAGACTATCATTATATCCACGGCCATGGGTTGCCTGTCCTTTCTAGGCGTGGTGGTTTTCTGCTTCCTGCTTCTGTTTGCCTGGAGTCGAGGCAAAGGACGCCATAAGAGCAACTTTGATATCGAGTACGTCCCGCGCAAAAGCAACGGGGCCTCGGCCGAAGCCGCGGAAAGCAGCGGCCCCCGACGGGTCAAtatgaaaatgatttgaacGGGAAAACAAACCGTGTTGTCGTATAGTGGCTGTGGATGAAGTGGATTGCGTGCATTTCAAAGTGAAACCGTCAACGTGTTGATATGACTAATGTCCTTGCGTTACATGGAATATAATACTATAATCGACATATCAATATGGAGTGTTGCACTTGGCATGTGTATCAGTGGTGATGTGATGAGTCATGATGTTGTCGATTATCCGTGACATCAAAGTGAAGGGCGGACGGGACGGGGCGGGGGTCTTCTGAGCAGCCGCCGGCATTGCTGCAATACGTCAGGACGAAATTGTTTAATACCCATCTT
Above is a genomic segment from Syngnathus acus chromosome 22, fSynAcu1.2, whole genome shotgun sequence containing:
- the lingo2b gene encoding leucine-rich repeat and immunoglobulin-like domain-containing nogo receptor-interacting protein 2b, encoding MRRYHILAGGAVLLLLAGLALSCPARCECSAQSKSVSCHRKRLAAVPEGVPIETRVLDLSKNKLRIITPDNFSSFHLLEDLDLSDNLISVVEIGSFRSQLALRSLNLRSNAIQLVPAGVLSGLGNLTGLDLNHNRLVVLLDHAFQDLRKLASLQVGDNELVFISQRAFVGLSGLQSLTLERSNLSAVPTEALAHLRNLVELRMRHLSIALLKPFSFKRLSRLCRLELDYWPWLDSLPPLSLHGLNLTQLFLTNTNVSAFPGAALRHLPYLTHLNLSFSRIGHIHQGELGHFPHLTELRLQGARLLSIEVDAFVGLVSLQLLDVSQNRLDSLERGVFASPDALQRLCLGGNPLVCDCRLLWLLNSHKPPSLHILDLQPQCSAPEYLSGKTLRELKEPLVSRYMTCTEPRIGANATQLLMAHEGQPARLSCAAEGAPRPSVVWITPHRRYVTAKSSGRVEVGADGALEIKAAELHDSGLYRCIASNPAGNASLSASLAVKGLGLRDGLRGSNRSSNYMANSSSSSSSSSSTWGNGTVLYNMTVPIDIKTIIISTAMGCLSFLGVVVFCFLLLFAWSRGKGRHKSNFDIEYVPRKSNGASAEAAESSGPRRVNMKMI